The sequence below is a genomic window from Candidatus Schekmanbacteria bacterium.
CAGCTTTCAATGATACCTCCCGGCGGCCCAACTTATCTTATGGTGCCAACAGATGTAATGAAGAGAGACAAAATTTCAGCAGAAATACCCTTTCATGATTATTATGAGTTTTCTCTGAATATAGAACCTGATTCTGATGAAATCGAAAGGGCGGCAAAGATGATAATCGAATCGAAAGCTCCATTGATCCATGTAGGACATGAGGTAACGCGGGCTGGCGCTGTCAAAGACCTTGTGGAGCTTGCAGAATTACTGAATATCCCAGTAACACAAGGTGCAAGCGTTTACAAAGATTTTCCAACTGCCCATAATCTCTTTCATGGAAAATATTTTGCAGGGTTTACTTACGATTATTCCATAGACTTATTCATCAATTTTGGGACGCAAATGCCTGATATGAGTATGATGGCATTAGGAATACCGGGACCTTTGCCTGAAGGAGCAAAGATAATTCATGCAAGAATGGACACATCAGACATAGCACGCATCAAACCTGTAGATGTTGGTATTGCAGGGAATGTCAAAAAGATAATTAGGGCAATTATCGATGCTGTTAAATCTCAGCTTCCTAACGAAAGAATAGAAAAAATCAAAAAATCACGAGAATCAAAGATATTAGCATTCAAAAAGCGCCTGATAAAAATGAAAGAAGATCGTATCAAAAAAAGATGGAATAATTCTCCTCTTTCATGGGAAAGATTCACTTCTGAATTGAAGGATTATCTCGATGACGATGCAATCATCGTACCCGAAGTTGAAAATCCAAGAGGTTCAACAGATTTAATCGACTTTTCTCCCGATGGAAGAAAATGCATAGGTTGGACAATGGGCTCAGCTCTTGGGTGGGGACATGGTGCCGCTGTTGGTGTTAAGATAGCCGAACCAGATAGGCAGGTTGTATCTCTTATCGGTGATGGCGGATTTATGTTCTGTGGTTGCTCTGCTCTATGGAGCAGTGCAAGATATGAAGTGCCTCTTCTAACAGTAATCTACAACAATAGAAGTTATGATGGCCCAAGAAGCAGAATGTTTTCTATGGGCAGAAAACAGGGACAGATGGGAAAAGATATTGCCTGTTATCTTGGAAATCCTGATGTCGAATACTCAGATTATGCAAAGAGTTTCGGTGTTGAAGGAGAAAAAATAGAAAGCGCAGATCAGATAAAGCCCGCCCTTGAAAGAGCAAAAAGCGCAATAAAAAGAGGCGAACCATATCTTTTGGATGTAATTATTGAACGACTCGGACCCGGCTCAAAATCAACTTGGTATCCAAAAACATCTATTAAAGAAATGAGAAGCAAACCTGTGTAAAAGAAATGTCTTTCAAAAAAAATATCTCTTTTGTTCTAATCGAACCAAAAAAGGGCGGTAATGTAGGTGCCTCTGCACGAGCACTTCATAATATGGGATTTAAAAATCTCGTCTTGGTAAATTCAAACCTGCATTTAGATGAAGAAGCCAAAACATTTGCTATGAAGGGAGCATATATCC
It includes:
- a CDS encoding thiamine pyrophosphate-binding protein, whose amino-acid sequence is MREIIKEYIDGSITRRSFIQALVAAGLSLNGSKSLAQAISTTPITKAKTKNFTGTGGELIVETVSAAGVEYIFGANGTGLYPFYDALVERKKPRFILSTEEGQAVSMAEGYHLATGKTGFVNMARIGLPHASNNLYNAWKDQSSIVVITDGPDTRYAGRNGFEDVDDWLETVEQFTKWRWMAKWPERIPELVKRAFQLSMIPPGGPTYLMVPTDVMKRDKISAEIPFHDYYEFSLNIEPDSDEIERAAKMIIESKAPLIHVGHEVTRAGAVKDLVELAELLNIPVTQGASVYKDFPTAHNLFHGKYFAGFTYDYSIDLFINFGTQMPDMSMMALGIPGPLPEGAKIIHARMDTSDIARIKPVDVGIAGNVKKIIRAIIDAVKSQLPNERIEKIKKSRESKILAFKKRLIKMKEDRIKKRWNNSPLSWERFTSELKDYLDDDAIIVPEVENPRGSTDLIDFSPDGRKCIGWTMGSALGWGHGAAVGVKIAEPDRQVVSLIGDGGFMFCGCSALWSSARYEVPLLTVIYNNRSYDGPRSRMFSMGRKQGQMGKDIACYLGNPDVEYSDYAKSFGVEGEKIESADQIKPALERAKSAIKRGEPYLLDVIIERLGPGSKSTWYPKTSIKEMRSKPV